The Shewanella japonica genome has a window encoding:
- a CDS encoding GlxA family transcriptional regulator, producing the protein MKTIYILAAGNVVASGLVSFLDVFSFCNAYWRRINQDVKEDLFHCHVISADGHNVKTNQGFEVPAKGLAHPDDILQADAVILASAFVTNRTEFQAFLTDFEPLIAPLSRFSAAEKPVAAYCSATLLLAASGLLNQRRATTVWWLSEMFERNFKDVQLCMDSLVVSDGHIHTAGATTSNLSLALHLISILAGEQMAQQMAKILLIDPNRSSQQPFMTMAINPEQHKDELIHNVQRWMQADLSRHWLLDDIADKFAVGKRTLIRRFKKAVNETPASYMQRLRVDEAKRLLETTELAIEQIVERVGYEDVSSFRKLFIQLTTLSPRAYRQKFNTHTCC; encoded by the coding sequence ATGAAAACAATTTATATTTTAGCGGCGGGTAACGTGGTGGCGAGTGGTCTGGTGAGCTTTTTAGATGTATTTAGTTTTTGTAATGCCTATTGGCGCCGTATTAATCAGGATGTCAAAGAAGACTTGTTTCACTGTCATGTGATTTCAGCTGACGGTCATAATGTAAAAACCAATCAAGGTTTTGAAGTGCCAGCCAAAGGGCTAGCGCATCCTGATGATATTTTGCAGGCTGATGCCGTCATACTCGCCTCTGCATTTGTGACTAACCGAACTGAATTTCAAGCATTTTTAACCGATTTTGAACCTTTAATAGCACCACTGTCGCGCTTTTCGGCTGCTGAAAAGCCCGTTGCAGCTTATTGTTCAGCAACATTATTACTTGCTGCATCTGGCTTATTAAACCAAAGGCGCGCAACAACGGTTTGGTGGCTTAGCGAGATGTTTGAGCGCAACTTTAAAGATGTGCAGTTATGTATGGATTCATTGGTGGTGTCTGATGGGCATATACATACCGCAGGTGCGACAACTTCCAATTTAAGCTTAGCGCTGCATCTTATTTCGATTTTAGCAGGTGAACAAATGGCGCAGCAGATGGCGAAAATATTGCTGATCGATCCTAATCGCAGCTCTCAACAACCCTTTATGACAATGGCGATTAATCCTGAACAGCATAAAGATGAATTAATACATAACGTACAGCGATGGATGCAGGCTGATTTGAGCCGACATTGGCTACTAGATGATATTGCAGATAAATTTGCTGTAGGCAAACGCACGTTGATTAGGCGCTTTAAAAAAGCCGTGAATGAAACGCCAGCGAGCTATATGCAGCGCCTTCGAGTAGATGAAGCAAAAAGATTGCTAGAAACAACAGAATTGGCCATTGAGCAAATTGTCGAGCGGGTCGGGTATGAGGATGTTAGCTCATTTAGAAAACTATTCATCCAACTCACCACGTTAAGCCCGCGTGCTTATCGACAAAAATTTAATACTCATACCTGCTGCTAG
- the mog gene encoding molybdopterin adenylyltransferase, translated as MTKAKIGIVTVSDRASAGVYEDLSGKAIIDVLNEYLTSEWEPVYKVIPDETAVIEATLIEMADEQNCSLIVTTGGTGPAKRDVTPEATEAVCDRMMPGFGELMRAESLKFVPTAILSRQTAGLRGDSLIVNLPGKPKSIRECLDAVFPAIPYCIDLMDGPFLECDESVIKPFRPKAK; from the coding sequence ATGACCAAAGCTAAAATCGGTATTGTTACGGTAAGTGACCGTGCAAGTGCAGGTGTGTATGAAGATTTATCGGGAAAAGCCATTATTGATGTGCTAAATGAATATTTAACATCAGAGTGGGAACCTGTTTATAAGGTTATTCCTGACGAAACTGCAGTGATTGAAGCCACATTGATTGAAATGGCTGACGAACAAAATTGTAGTCTGATTGTGACCACCGGTGGAACAGGTCCTGCGAAGCGTGATGTGACTCCTGAAGCGACAGAAGCAGTATGTGATCGCATGATGCCAGGCTTTGGCGAGCTAATGCGCGCTGAATCATTAAAGTTTGTGCCTACAGCTATTTTATCTCGCCAAACAGCTGGTTTACGAGGTGACTCACTGATTGTTAACTTACCTGGCAAGCCAAAATCAATTCGTGAATGTTTAGATGCGGTATTCCCAGCAATTCCATACTGCATTGATTTAATGGATGGTCCATTTTTAGAGTGTGATGAGTCTGTGATTAAGCCATTCAGACCGAAAGCAAAATAA